A region from the Sphingopyxis lindanitolerans genome encodes:
- a CDS encoding glutathione S-transferase family protein: MSLIVHHLNNSRSQRILWLLEEIGAPYEVKYYDRDPVTNLAPPDLLAVHPLGKSPVIEDDGRVITESGAITEYLCERHGGGALVPEHGTDDHVRHLEWMHFAEGSAMTPILLRIYTARLGAAAAAIEPRIAQQLDSHFSYMESRVSDAGHFIGSDLSAADVMLSFPAEVAIMQGMAPRYPKLANFVNACHDRPAWRRARDKGGAYYGY, encoded by the coding sequence ATGAGCCTGATCGTCCACCATCTCAACAACAGCCGGTCACAGCGCATATTGTGGCTGCTCGAGGAAATCGGCGCGCCCTATGAGGTGAAATATTACGACCGCGACCCGGTGACCAACCTCGCGCCGCCCGACCTGCTTGCGGTGCATCCGCTCGGCAAGTCGCCGGTGATCGAGGATGACGGGAGGGTGATCACCGAATCGGGGGCGATCACCGAATATCTGTGCGAGCGCCATGGCGGCGGCGCTCTCGTCCCCGAACACGGGACCGACGATCATGTCCGCCACCTCGAATGGATGCACTTCGCCGAGGGGTCGGCGATGACGCCGATCCTGCTGCGTATCTATACCGCGCGGCTCGGCGCGGCGGCGGCGGCGATCGAGCCGCGCATCGCGCAGCAGCTCGATTCGCATTTTTCCTATATGGAAAGCCGGGTGAGCGACGCGGGGCATTTCATCGGTTCGGACCTGTCGGCGGCCGACGTGATGCTGAGCTTTCCCGCCGAGGTCGCGATCATGCAGGGCATGGCGCCGCGCTATCCGAAGCTCGCCAATTTCGTCAATGCCTGCCACGACCGCCCCGCATGGCGCCGCGCGCGCGACAAGGGCGGCGCTTATTATGGCTATTGA
- the speB gene encoding agmatinase, whose translation MPAIRLFGLPTDINSSFERGAAAGPAAIRAALWSDRGNLASELGPEIGVDIAFTDDGDLPLAEDTPRDDAAIRRHVAMLHEDGEVPLALGGDHAVTVPLVEAAATCCGPLTILHIDAHPDLYDDFGGNPRSHASPFARICEAGHAARLVQVGIRTLNDHCRAQAKRFGVEIVPMAGFTPDAVPVLDGPLYISIDLDGLDPSAAPGVAHPEPGGLTVRELLALLHKQTAPIVGADIVECHPGRDVGGVTAILGAKLVRELAALIDRNGPWKP comes from the coding sequence ATGCCCGCGATCCGTCTTTTCGGCCTGCCCACTGATATCAACAGCAGCTTTGAACGCGGCGCGGCGGCTGGTCCCGCGGCGATCCGCGCGGCGTTGTGGAGCGATCGCGGCAATCTCGCCAGCGAACTCGGGCCGGAGATCGGCGTCGATATCGCCTTCACCGACGACGGCGATCTGCCGCTCGCCGAAGACACGCCGCGTGACGATGCGGCGATCCGCCGCCATGTCGCGATGCTGCACGAGGACGGCGAGGTGCCGCTCGCGCTCGGCGGCGACCATGCGGTGACCGTTCCGCTCGTCGAGGCGGCGGCGACCTGTTGCGGGCCGCTGACCATTCTCCACATCGACGCGCACCCTGATCTCTACGATGATTTCGGCGGCAATCCGCGCAGCCACGCCTCGCCCTTTGCGCGCATCTGCGAGGCCGGCCATGCCGCGCGGCTCGTCCAGGTCGGTATCCGCACGCTGAATGATCATTGCCGCGCGCAGGCGAAACGCTTTGGAGTCGAGATCGTCCCGATGGCCGGTTTCACACCCGATGCGGTGCCGGTGCTGGACGGCCCGCTCTATATCTCGATCGACCTCGACGGGCTCGACCCGTCGGCGGCGCCCGGCGTCGCGCATCCCGAGCCCGGCGGACTGACGGTGCGCGAACTGCTCGCGCTGCTCCACAAGCAGACCGCGCCGATCGTCGGCGCCGACATCGTCGAATGCCATCCCGGCCGCGACGTCGGCGGCGTCACCGCGATTCTCGGCGCCAAGCTGGTGCGCGAGCTCGCGGCGCTGATCGACCGCAACGGCCCCTGGAAACCCTGA
- the recA gene encoding recombinase RecA, with protein sequence MAGQLSLVESGKSVNGTDRQKALDAALAQIDRAFGKGSVMKLGSKEAMQVEAVSTGSLGLDIALGVGGLPRGRVIEIYGPESSGKTTLALHCIAEAQKMGGTAAFVDAEHALDPGYAKKLGVDIDELIVSQPDTGEQALEIVDTLVRSNAIDVLVIDSVAALVPRAEIEGEMGDSHVGLQARLMSQSLRKLTGSISRSRCMVIFINQLRMKIGVMYGNPETTTGGNALKFYASVRLDIRRTGQIKNGDEIVGNTTRVKVVKNKVAPPFKQVEFDIMYGQGISKIGEILDLGVKAGIVEKSGAWFSYDSIRIGQGRENSKTFLKENPELMERLEAAIRSRTDAVAEEMMAGPDDDGGTDA encoded by the coding sequence ATGGCCGGACAATTGTCACTCGTCGAATCGGGGAAATCAGTGAACGGAACGGACAGACAGAAGGCGCTCGACGCTGCGCTCGCGCAGATCGATCGCGCGTTCGGCAAGGGCTCGGTGATGAAGCTGGGCTCGAAGGAAGCGATGCAGGTGGAGGCGGTGTCGACCGGCTCGCTCGGGCTCGACATCGCGCTTGGCGTCGGCGGCCTGCCGCGCGGCCGCGTCATCGAAATCTATGGCCCCGAAAGCTCGGGCAAGACGACGCTGGCGCTGCATTGCATCGCCGAGGCGCAGAAGATGGGCGGCACCGCCGCCTTCGTCGACGCCGAACATGCGCTCGATCCGGGTTATGCGAAAAAGCTGGGGGTCGATATCGACGAACTGATCGTGTCGCAGCCCGACACCGGCGAGCAGGCGCTCGAGATCGTCGATACGCTGGTGCGATCGAACGCGATCGACGTGCTCGTCATCGACTCGGTCGCCGCGCTGGTGCCGCGCGCCGAGATTGAGGGCGAGATGGGCGACAGCCATGTCGGGCTTCAGGCGCGCCTGATGTCGCAGAGCCTGCGCAAGCTGACCGGCTCGATCAGCCGTTCGCGCTGCATGGTGATCTTCATCAACCAGCTCCGCATGAAGATCGGCGTGATGTACGGCAATCCCGAAACCACGACCGGCGGCAACGCGCTCAAATTCTACGCTTCGGTCCGTCTCGACATCCGCCGTACCGGCCAGATCAAGAATGGCGACGAGATCGTCGGCAACACGACGCGCGTCAAGGTCGTCAAGAACAAGGTCGCGCCGCCGTTCAAGCAGGTCGAATTCGACATCATGTACGGTCAGGGCATCTCCAAGATCGGCGAGATCCTCGATCTGGGCGTCAAGGCCGGCATCGTGGAGAAATCGGGTGCCTGGTTCAGCTATGATTCGATCCGCATCGGACAGGGCCGCGAAAATTCCAAGACCTTCCTCAAGGAAAATCCGGAACTGATGGAGCGGCTCGAAGCTGCGATCCGCAGCCGGACCGACGCGGTGGCCGAAGAGATGATGGCCGGTCCCGACGACGACGGCGGCACCGACGCCTGA
- a CDS encoding response regulator, protein MAEASRILLVEDDVLIGMMLADMFDALGLPEPAQATTNDEALAIIAAESIGGALIDINLGDEKGWPVADALAARDIPFAFTSGGGDMIPPAHAHRRLVTKPFRLTDIEAAIAEFGA, encoded by the coding sequence GTGGCTGAGGCATCGCGCATCCTGCTCGTCGAGGATGACGTGCTGATCGGCATGATGCTGGCCGACATGTTCGACGCGCTCGGCCTGCCCGAACCCGCGCAGGCGACGACGAACGACGAAGCGCTGGCGATCATCGCCGCCGAATCGATCGGCGGCGCGCTGATCGACATCAACCTTGGCGATGAAAAGGGCTGGCCGGTCGCCGACGCGCTCGCCGCGCGCGACATTCCTTTTGCCTTCACCTCGGGCGGCGGCGACATGATCCCTCCGGCGCACGCGCACCGGCGGCTGGTGACCAAGCCGTTCCGCCTGACCGACATCGAGGCGGCGATCGCGGAGTTCGGGGCCTGA
- a CDS encoding response regulator encodes MSRVDLALVGGLALLSVALLFWATGSGALAAGFLAGIAIAVAGILLVRRLFPASAGGEAALPDWTMLRAAVNHDDVAIAVTDRGGRLVCANDLFATWMGGFVTPPGLPLDGRGGELLKNAGRAAWRDGEGHVDDIAVGPLQLQAQVTRTGQAEDYLVWRFAALERLDLANEVMRHLDGPAGRTLGQAGIMAALVSAEGRLRTANPAFLLRAFDESDQAHYAGRDVAAMLRLDDAGTLTFAREGDRATPVRMLQIPLAPADGHGPLLLAMLDEEMGPADRGTAQTYVETLLSLLPFGLALVDRDGRFLYMNRAFIRAAGIGANRTPRYPGDLVVGEDKGPLADMIRRHSSGQQVGGDLSIRLIGQGDDPVSMRVVGVRGLGEAAVLLSLKDSSEESRLKRQVAQASKMQAVGQLAGGVAHDFNNILTAVLGACDLMLMRHTPGDSDYDDIQQIRSNANRAASLTRQLLAFSRQQTLRPQILQLPDVISEVSHLLKRLIGDTIQLIVHHGRGLGAVRADPGQLEQVIINLAVNARDAMAGAGTLTIETYPVSAADVRQMGNEFMPPADYSALKVSDTGSGIPADVLPKIFEPFFTTKDVGKGTGLGLSTVYGIIKQSAGFIFADSRPGETSFTIYLPVHRADHDVPAVPAPPAKPKKSQWGTGTILLVEDEDMVRAVAERALTRAGYSVVTASQGEEGLERFAGMEKIDLIVSDVVMPTMDGPAMVRAMRAKRPTLPILFMSGYAEEQLRQSIDIADVAFLPKPFSVAQLAEAVSAALDDAAHRAGRG; translated from the coding sequence CTGTCGCGCGTCGATCTTGCCCTGGTTGGCGGCCTCGCGCTGCTGTCGGTCGCGCTGCTGTTCTGGGCGACGGGCAGCGGCGCGCTTGCCGCGGGGTTCCTCGCCGGGATTGCGATCGCGGTCGCCGGCATCCTGCTCGTGCGCCGGCTGTTTCCCGCCTCGGCCGGCGGCGAGGCCGCGCTGCCCGACTGGACGATGCTGCGCGCGGCGGTCAATCACGACGATGTCGCGATCGCGGTGACCGACCGCGGGGGGCGGCTCGTCTGCGCCAACGACCTGTTCGCGACCTGGATGGGCGGGTTCGTGACCCCGCCGGGGCTGCCGCTCGACGGGCGCGGCGGCGAGCTTCTGAAAAACGCCGGGCGCGCCGCGTGGCGCGACGGCGAGGGGCATGTCGACGATATCGCGGTCGGGCCGCTGCAATTGCAGGCGCAGGTGACGCGGACCGGGCAGGCCGAGGATTATCTCGTCTGGCGCTTTGCCGCGCTCGAACGGCTCGATCTCGCGAACGAAGTGATGCGTCATCTCGACGGACCGGCGGGCCGCACGCTGGGGCAGGCGGGGATCATGGCGGCGCTGGTCAGCGCCGAGGGGCGGCTGCGCACCGCCAACCCGGCTTTCCTGCTGCGCGCGTTCGACGAAAGCGACCAGGCGCATTATGCCGGGCGCGACGTCGCCGCGATGCTGCGGCTCGACGATGCGGGCACGCTCACTTTCGCGCGCGAGGGCGATCGCGCGACGCCGGTGCGGATGCTCCAGATTCCGCTGGCGCCCGCCGACGGCCATGGGCCGTTGCTGCTCGCGATGCTCGACGAGGAAATGGGCCCCGCCGACCGCGGCACCGCGCAAACCTATGTCGAGACCTTGCTGTCGCTGCTGCCCTTCGGGCTGGCACTGGTCGATCGCGACGGTCGCTTCCTGTACATGAACCGCGCTTTCATCCGCGCCGCGGGCATCGGCGCGAACCGGACGCCGCGCTATCCCGGCGACCTGGTCGTCGGTGAGGACAAGGGGCCGCTCGCCGACATGATCCGCCGCCACAGCAGCGGGCAGCAAGTCGGCGGCGACCTGTCGATCCGGCTGATCGGGCAGGGCGACGACCCGGTGTCGATGCGCGTCGTCGGGGTGCGCGGGCTCGGCGAGGCGGCGGTGCTGCTCAGCCTCAAGGATTCGAGCGAGGAGTCGCGGCTGAAGCGCCAGGTCGCGCAGGCGTCGAAGATGCAGGCGGTCGGCCAGCTCGCGGGCGGCGTCGCGCATGATTTCAACAATATATTGACCGCGGTGCTCGGCGCCTGCGACCTGATGCTGATGCGCCACACGCCCGGCGACAGCGACTATGACGATATCCAGCAGATCCGCAGCAACGCCAATCGCGCCGCCAGCCTGACGCGGCAATTGCTCGCCTTCTCGCGCCAGCAGACGCTGCGCCCGCAGATCTTGCAACTCCCCGATGTGATCTCTGAGGTCTCGCATCTGCTCAAGCGGCTGATCGGCGACACCATTCAGCTTATCGTGCACCATGGCCGCGGCCTGGGCGCGGTGCGCGCCGATCCGGGGCAGCTCGAACAGGTGATCATCAACCTCGCGGTCAACGCGCGCGACGCGATGGCGGGCGCCGGCACGCTGACGATCGAGACCTATCCGGTGTCGGCGGCCGACGTGCGCCAGATGGGCAATGAGTTCATGCCCCCCGCCGATTACAGCGCGCTCAAGGTCAGCGACACCGGCAGCGGTATTCCCGCCGACGTGCTGCCCAAGATTTTCGAGCCCTTTTTCACGACCAAGGACGTCGGCAAGGGGACCGGGCTTGGCCTGTCGACCGTCTATGGCATCATCAAGCAGTCGGCGGGCTTCATCTTTGCCGACAGCCGGCCGGGCGAGACCAGCTTCACCATCTACCTCCCCGTCCACCGCGCCGACCATGACGTCCCCGCGGTGCCCGCGCCGCCGGCGAAGCCCAAGAAGAGCCAGTGGGGCACCGGCACGATCCTGCTCGTCGAGGATGAGGATATGGTGCGCGCGGTCGCGGAACGCGCGCTGACCCGTGCGGGTTATAGCGTCGTCACCGCCTCGCAGGGCGAGGAAGGGCTGGAGCGCTTCGCCGGGATGGAAAAAATCGACCTGATCGTCAGCGACGTCGTGATGCCGACGATGGACGGCCCGGCGATGGTGCGCGCGATGCGCGCGAAGCGGCCGACGCTGCCCATATTGTTCATGTCGGGCTATGCCGAGGAGCAGCTCCGCCAGTCGATCGATATCGCCGACGTCGCTTTCCTGCCCAAACCCTTTTCGGTCGCGCAACTGGCCGAGGCGGTGTCGGCGGCGCTCGACGATGCGGCGCATCGGGCGGGCCGTGGCTGA